A genomic stretch from Gopherus flavomarginatus isolate rGopFla2 chromosome 3, rGopFla2.mat.asm, whole genome shotgun sequence includes:
- the SPARCL1 gene encoding SPARC-like protein 1 isoform X6, translating to MPLYQHASVDLENMKPVTFFICLVGSAFAIPINFRFMPDNSQAATVSEKQHTEKTSAAGQNIAVPILGDSLVASKYATFIADQLPSNGSQLQVRDTSSESSKKKNSESEQYMNSNNDLLSIQGSSDREEQTLMMDDEDKDEHRNANRQERNSSERQVKRSLGRINFLAQNMGVTLASDNQESVFERSSSHQSNREHQFKNDVKKSNMASDDQENPGQGLTVDQEQDTWMYNKNPVGLFENNSEGDEEEEEEETEEWDETGYRDRRQKAHMKIQDLYRSEKNEDSSQSDEMLRDASQPLQITKRQNEEFEEADQKEDEENSTPAQSHKGEEVTSSPKSTEQDQNAEWPSQEDEDRFQDNTQSISDHEEVVKRQNLKKAAAYMEASNVEDNSHENNDDDSNNDAESDEEDFKKSQKEAAYHEGEQIRSNDHRSISSEAQGEGKDEDESVVTNETEDDQNVNIKHLIHFEQDYYSHEPAISDNEEREKIISLVQRSVNTMEPEDNVMTTDSSYNEDESSSDSSMKVLLWGMTGGDTSSSAATNPCRNFHCKRGKVCQADEQEKLSCVCQDPAACPPTKDHEHVCGTDNKTYDGTCQLFGTKCKLEGTKMGHQLHLDYMGSCK from the exons AGATCTGGAAAACATGAAGCCTGTGACTTTCTTCATTTGCCTCGTGGGATCAGCTTTTGCTATTCCG ataAATTTCAGGTTCATGCCAGACAATTCCCAGGCGGCAACTGTCTCCGAGAAACAACATACAGAGAAGACATCTGCAGCAGGACAAAATATTGCAGTACCAATACTGGGCGATTCACTAGTTGCAAGCAAATATGCAACATTTATAGCAGACCAGTTGCCCTCTAATGGTAGTCAATTGCAG GTTAGAGATACTTCTTCTGAATCTTCAAAGAAGAAAAACTCAGAGTCTGAGCAGTATATGAACAGCAATAATGATTTACTCTCAATTCAGGGCAGCAGTGACAGGGAGGAGCAGACATTGATGATGGATGATGAAGACAAGGATGAGCATAGGAACGCTAACAGACAGGAAAGAAACAGTAGTGAGCGTCAAGTGAAAAGAAGTTTAGGGCGTATTAACTTCCTTGCTCAGAACATGGGTGTAACGCTGGCTTCTGACAATCAGGAGAGTGTCTttgagagaagcagcagccatcAATCTAATCGTGAGCATCAGTTCAAGAACGATGTTAAGAAAAGCAATATGGCTAGCGATGATCAGGAAAACCCAGGGCAGGGTCTCACTGTTGATCAGGAACAGGACACATGGATGTACAATAAAAATCCTGTTGGATTATTTGAAAACAACAGTGAaggtgatgaggaagaggaggaggaggagacagaggaatggGATGAAACTGGCTACAGAGACAGGAGGCAAAAAGCCCACATGAAAATTCAAGATCTCTACAGGAGTGAGAAGAATGAAGATAGCAGCCAATCTGATGAAATGCTGAGAGATGCTAGTCAGCCTCTCCAGATAACTAAGAGGCAGAATGAGGAATTTGAAGAGGctgaccaaaaagaagatgaggaGAATAGTACCCCAGCACAGTCACATAAAGGAGAAGAGGTGACAAGCTCACCAAAAAGTACTGAACAAGATCAGAATGCTGAGTGGCCAAGCCAGGAGGATGAAGATAGGTTCCAAGACAATACACAGAGCATTAGTGACCACGAGGAAGTGGTGAAAAGACAGAATCTAAAAAAAGCTGCTGCATATATGGAGGCCAGCAATGTTGAGGACAACAGTCATGAAAACAATGATGATGATTCTAATAATGATGCTGAGAGCGATGAAGAAGATTTCAAAAAAAGCCAAAAGGAAGCAGCCTACCACGAGGGTGAACAAATTCGAAGTAATGATCACAGAAGCATTAGTTCTGAGGCGCAGGGGGAAGGAAAGGATGAAGATGAAAGTGTGGTGACTAATGAGACAGAGGATGACCAAAATGTCAACATTAAACACCTCATTCACTTTGAACAAGATTATTATAGTCATGAGCCAGCCATTTCTGACAATGAGGAACGTGAGAAAATAATCAGCCTTGTGCAAAGGAGTGTGAACACCATGGAACCTGAAGATAAT GTTATGACGACAGACAGTTCATACAATGAGGATGAAAGTTCCAGTGATAGCAGTATGAAGGTTCTTCTCTG ggggatgacAGGAGGAGATACTTCCAGTTCAGCTGCAACCA ATCCTTGTAGGAACTTCCACTGTAAAAGAGGTAAGGTCTGCCAAGCAGATGAACAAGAAAAACTTAGTTGTGTTTGCCAAGATCCGGCTGCTTGCCCTCCAACTAAAGATCATGAGCAT GTTTGTGGCACTGATAATAAAACCTACGATGGCACATGTCAGCTCTTTGGTACTAAGTGTAAACTTGAAGGGACAAAAATGGGACACCAGCTGCACTTGGACTATATGGGATCCTGCAAAT AA